DNA from Ochotona princeps isolate mOchPri1 chromosome 7, mOchPri1.hap1, whole genome shotgun sequence:
atttTACATAtagttaaataatatttttttcacttGGTGACAACATTCAGGCAACCAAAAACAACATGAGTTAGCAAtcgagaaagagggagggagagggagagaaagagcagggagaaagggttagggagaaaAAGAATGGGGAAAGCTACTATACATTGATTTGAAAATGTACCTTGGGTTTCATTTTCTGGTGGCAAAGACCGATTGCTTCTTTTGTGGGAccttttaaattcacattgtttGGAAGAAAACATCACTTGTGtgcaagaaaatgatttttttttttggcgggggcgGGGTGGTGGTCTGCTCtctcttttgtttccttcttAATTGTTGAAGATCTTGGCCGGCTCCGGTTTCTTCCAGGTGAGTTACGTAAAAGTTAGGAGTCCCGAGTTTGCGCCGTGGTCGGTGGCGGGGAGCGCTGCGGTGCCGGTGCCGTGgggggtaggagagagagagcacgcccGTTAGCGTCGCTTTTCAAGCTGTCCTCAGCACCCTTATAGCTTGTCCAGGCTTTTGGGATTGGTGAGAATTTCCCTGGCCAACCTCCAGGTCTGCTTGGCAGCGCTCTCCAGGGCCGAGTGGGGTTTGCCCTGGAAGAGGTCGAGGTTGGGCAGGAAGTAGTGAGGGCAGCGGcggcactgcaggcaggagaTGAGCTGCAGGAGGATGCCGTTGAGCCGGTCGCCCAGGCAAGCCTCGTCCCAGTCCGTTTCGCGCGGATGCTTCTCGCACTCGTACAGCAGCAGCGTCTTCATGTGGTAGTTGTTGAGCGGCTGGCCCGGCAGCTCCAGGTGGCGGTCCCGCAGCGTCTTGAGCACCGACAGACACTTGTTCCGGCAGCCGCCCATCAGCAGCCGGTTCTCTGCCTCCCCGAACTGCAGCACCCAGGCATCGCTCTCGGCCGAGCTCTGCTTGCCGGTCAGCGAGTAGCACTCCTTGGACAGCAAGTTGAACCCTTCGGCCTTGACCTCCGCCACGCGGTTGGGGCCGGGCCAGGGGATGTGGGGCATGGGCCACTGCGCCGCGCTGCGAGGCCAGATGCCGGTGCACTTGAACGCCGGCGTGATCTGCACCACGTAGCGCTCGCGAATGCGCAGCTTGACCTCGCTGGTGTCAGCGATCATCTTGACCACATCCCGGTAGCTGCACTTGTCCACCGCCTGGGCCACCAGCGTCTGGAAGCGCGAGCGGATCTTGCGCGCCGAGAGGTAGCCGGACGCCGTGATGAACTCGACCCAGAGGGACATGCTCCGCTTGCGCCCGTCGCTCAACTTGAGCACGGCGCAGCCGGGCAGCGAGCCGTCATCCACGAAGTTGAAGACGCCCATCTGGTTGAGGTAGAGCACCACCTCGAATTCCGTGGGCGAGATGACCTCGAGCCCCTCATAGCGTGCATCGATCTCGCTCAGGGAGCTGATGAAGCGCGGCTCTTGCACCTCCACTTCCTTCAGCACGTCGGAGACCACTTTGCAGACCTCGCGGATGGTCTTGGCGATGGCCGCCTTGCGCGCCTGGCAGCGTTCGGTGTAGTACTTATTGAGCTGGTAGACCAGCTTAGCCTGCGCGGCGATCATGTTGGGGCACAGGTCCGGGCTGTACACCGGCGTCTCGCAGTACGTTGAGGGATCCAAGGCTCACACACGGGTGGTGGCCCTGCGGCTCTCCAAAGAGGCGGTGTGCTCCCCCTAATCCCCACTTTACACTCTGCTGTCCAGCTGGGCTGACCGGTTGCGGCCACAGCCCGTTGCCGcctcctcctttttccttttttcgaAATATTTTTAGTTCCTCAGCAGAAAAATTGCGGGCGTGAGGAGGTTAGAAatcaaggtgattttttttttttttgaaagaagagtACCTGCTGGGCCTGATTTTTTGGTCTTTCTGTTGCTTTGCAAAGTAAAGATGGCCTTGTGCGAAGGAGGCAGGGAAACCCGGGTGGGCTCGGGGAGTGGGTGCGAGAGAGGAAAATTCAGGTTACCAAGAGGTTAGGCTTAGAAGTCTGCAGCCGAGATTACCCCCCCGGAAATCTGGAAACGAGGTCTTTAAATGCCcgaggaaaaaaatttaaaaataaatgagaaacatTCAGCGGTTGGTTCTTACACTTCTTCCCGTTGCTGATAGGACTTCTCCACACTTAGGTTAGGTGAGTGCCTTCCTTCCTCACCATCCCCCAGATGCAAGGTGAAAGACGTAATTAATGTCCGGCCAGCAGCGAAGCGCAACTCAGGCTGCGCGCGCTTCCGGAGGCTTGGAGAAAGACCCCCACGATCTCTTGCGTCGCTCTCCTTTCTGCTCGGGGGTCGCGTGGTCGCAGATTTTCCTCTTTTCCTACTTGGAGGCGTTGTTTGGGTCGGCTGGTTTGTAGTGGGGTTCTTCTTGTCTTTCCCCTAGGTGCAAACCGCTGGAAGTTGTTTGATATTCATTTCTGCTTCGTAATTTATACTTTTGGCCCTCACAACATCTATTTCGGTGTGACGGAGTCGTTGCTGGCGTTGCATCTGGGGTGTCGTTTTAAGGATTCGTgattttttctcctcctcctcctcctcctccaggttgCTTGTGCagactctgctttcccagtcctctctccctcctaagatctgacctctctctccctccctttctctccctttctctctctctctctctctctctctctctctctctctctctgccttgctgttTCCTGGAGTTTTTTTAGTTTATGAATGGTCCCAGGGCCATCATGAGGGAGGAGGAGCTTCAGTTCCTACAATCCCTATCCGAGCTGTCAGTGCTGTAGCCAATCCGAGAGAGAAGACAGGCACGCTTGGCCAACGGTAGCAGCCACCAGTGCACTTGATAAAGAAAGGGGGTAAAgagagaagtaaaagaaaatacgGAGGGATAGCAGAAGTCAAATGCTCTCCACATTTTACAGTCCCCCCTTCTTCATCCTCCCCTCTTATCAGTTGCAAAGAAGAAAGTCTGTGAG
Protein-coding regions in this window:
- the MAB21L2 gene encoding protein mab-21-like 2, encoding MIAAQAKLVYQLNKYYTERCQARKAAIAKTIREVCKVVSDVLKEVEVQEPRFISSLSEIDARYEGLEVISPTEFEVVLYLNQMGVFNFVDDGSLPGCAVLKLSDGRKRSMSLWVEFITASGYLSARKIRSRFQTLVAQAVDKCSYRDVVKMIADTSEVKLRIRERYVVQITPAFKCTGIWPRSAAQWPMPHIPWPGPNRVAEVKAEGFNLLSKECYSLTGKQSSAESDAWVLQFGEAENRLLMGGCRNKCLSVLKTLRDRHLELPGQPLNNYHMKTLLLYECEKHPRETDWDEACLGDRLNGILLQLISCLQCRRCPHYFLPNLDLFQGKPHSALESAAKQTWRLAREILTNPKSLDKL